A window from Leptospira meyeri encodes these proteins:
- a CDS encoding Ig-like domain-containing protein: MLPLVTQTSANFTIESTNPSNGATGVSLNPTITIVMTQAIESTSLNTNISCSPSCPSLSGGASNRTITLTPASALTTGTTYTITLNQNIQSIFGLTLGTNTSFSFTTL; encoded by the coding sequence GTGCTTCCACTAGTCACGCAAACCTCAGCCAACTTTACCATTGAATCAACAAACCCCAGTAATGGAGCCACAGGTGTTTCCTTAAACCCCACAATCACCATCGTGATGACCCAAGCCATTGAGTCCACCTCACTCAATACCAATATTAGTTGTTCCCCTTCTTGTCCAAGTCTTAGTGGTGGTGCTTCCAACAGAACCATTACACTAACACCGGCGAGTGCGCTAACAACAGGAACCACTTACACCATCACACTAAACCAAAACATCCAGTCGATCTTTGGGCTAACTCTAGGCACCAACACAAGTTTCAGTTTTACAACCCTATAA
- a CDS encoding TRL-like family protein: MTTSSSYKTNYLKFWTRNLKNKTIEQRIYVLIPFFCSFFLLTCASSGFGTQGLLYEDQRIGMMETGISGTKEGTSCAKSYLGLLALGDASVEMSQKNGNIREITSIELESYNFLGIYAKLCTITKGN; this comes from the coding sequence ATGACGACATCATCCTCTTACAAAACAAACTATCTAAAATTCTGGACCAGGAACTTAAAAAATAAAACCATCGAGCAAAGGATCTACGTTCTAATTCCATTCTTTTGTTCTTTTTTTTTACTCACGTGCGCTAGCTCAGGTTTTGGAACCCAAGGCCTCTTATACGAAGACCAAAGGATTGGGATGATGGAGACTGGCATCTCCGGAACGAAAGAAGGAACCTCTTGTGCCAAATCCTACCTTGGCCTTCTCGCCCTCGGTGATGCTTCTGTAGAAATGTCACAAAAGAATGGAAATATCAGAGAAATTACGTCTATTGAACTAGAAAGTTATAATTTCTTGGGGATTTACGCAAAACTATGCACAATAACCAAGGGAAATTAG